In Lonchura striata isolate bLonStr1 chromosome 2, bLonStr1.mat, whole genome shotgun sequence, a single genomic region encodes these proteins:
- the EXOSC8 gene encoding exosome complex component RRP43, whose translation MAAAFKTVEPLEYYRRFLKENCRPDGRELGEFRTTTVNIGSITTADGSALVKLGNTTVICGVKAELAAPAADSANKGYIVPNVELPSLCAERFRSGPPGEEAQAASQFIADVIENSQMIVKEDLCIANGKLAWVLYCDIICLDYDGNLLDASVFALLAALKNVQLPLVTINEETGLSEVNLKQKNPLIIRKHPVATSFAIFDDTLLIVDPTAEEEDLATGTVTIVTDEEGRLCSVHKPGGSPLTGAKLQDCITRAITRHKEVKKLIDKVIKSITPK comes from the exons ATGGCGGCAGCGTTCAA AACTGTGGAACCATTGGAATATTACAGGAGGTTTTTG aagGAGAACTGTCGGCCTGATGGAAGAGAGTTAGGTGAATTTCGGACAACCACTGTCAACATAG GTTCAATTACAACTGCAGATGGTTCTGCCCTGGTGAAGTTAGGAAATACCACAGTGATTTGCGGAGTAAAAGCG gAACTTGCTGCACCTGCAGCAGATTCTGCTAATAAGGGATATATTG TTCCAAATGTCGAGCTGCCATCCCTCTGTGCAGAGAGGTTTCGCTCTGGACCACCTGGTGAAGAGGCTCAAGCAGCAAGCCAGTTCATTGCAGATGTGATTGAAAA ttcacAGATGATAGTGAAAGAAGATCTGTGTATTGCCAATGGCAAG CTTGCGTGGGTGTTGTACTGTGATATCATATGTCTGGATTATGATGGAAACCTTCTGGATGCCAGTGTCTTTGCTTTGTTGGCAGCATTAAAAAACG TGCAATTGCCGTTAGTTACGATAAATGAAGAAACTGGTTTATCAGAAGttaatttaaaacagaagaaTCCTTTGATTATCAGAAAGCATCCAGTTGCCACATCATTTGCTATATTTGATGA CACGCTACTCATTGTTGATCCAACTGCTGAAGAAGAAGATTTAGCAACTGGAACAGTAACCATTGTAACTGATGAAGAAGGCAGACTGTGTTCTGTCCATAAACCAG GTGGAAGTCCTCTTACAGGAGCCAAGCTTCAAGACTGTATCACCAGAGCAATTACAAGACACAAAGAAGTAAAGAAACTGATAGACAAAGTAATAAAAAGTATAACACCCAAGTGA